The following proteins come from a genomic window of Helicobacter canadensis MIT 98-5491:
- a CDS encoding rhodanese-like domain-containing protein: MQYYGKNYKSLAKAVYKEDLKDILENEEWICVDIRMPEDFRRGHLRGARNITTQEELQEVLNQDKKILINCYLGHSASLLGTDLVEAGYLNIYYLDEAVANCL, translated from the coding sequence ATGCAGTATTATGGAAAGAATTATAAAAGTCTTGCAAAGGCAGTTTATAAAGAAGATTTAAAAGATATTTTAGAAAATGAAGAGTGGATTTGTGTGGATATCCGAATGCCAGAGGATTTTAGAAGAGGGCATTTAAGGGGTGCTAGAAATATTACCACCCAAGAAGAGTTACAAGAAGTTTTAAATCAAGATAAAAAGATTTTAATTAATTGCTATTTGGGGCATTCTGCGTCTTTACTCGGAACTGATTTGGTAGAAGCAGGGTATTTAAATATCTATTATTTAGATGAGGCAGTGGCAAATTGCCTCTAA
- the rsmD gene encoding 16S rRNA (guanine(966)-N(2))-methyltransferase RsmD: MQIDNSKKATLKVIGGIFKGRNLQMAPLEITRSSKAILKESLFNTLNCDVVGSNFVEFFAGSGSIGIEALSRGAKSAIFFEQNRESYEVLKSNIQKVCKDCDCQIIFGDTFENYKETLKGIKDFSIGYFDPPFDMREGMEGIYEKCFKIIKSLDSNVFGIVVLEHISSLRIPQNLGDFECVKTRKFGKSALSYFVKG, encoded by the coding sequence ATGCAGATAGATAATTCAAAAAAAGCTACTTTAAAGGTTATTGGTGGAATTTTTAAAGGAAGAAATCTTCAAATGGCTCCTTTGGAGATTACTCGTTCTTCTAAAGCAATCTTAAAAGAATCGCTTTTTAATACATTAAATTGCGATGTAGTAGGATCTAATTTTGTGGAATTTTTTGCAGGGAGTGGGAGTATTGGCATTGAGGCATTAAGTAGGGGAGCTAAAAGTGCTATATTTTTTGAACAGAATAGAGAATCTTATGAAGTTTTAAAAAGTAATATTCAAAAGGTTTGCAAAGATTGTGATTGCCAGATTATTTTTGGTGATACTTTTGAAAATTATAAAGAAACACTAAAGGGAATTAAGGATTTTAGCATTGGGTATTTTGATCCACCTTTTGATATGCGTGAGGGAATGGAGGGAATCTATGAGAAATGTTTTAAGATAATTAAGAGCTTGGATTCTAATGTTTTTGGCATTGTGGTGTTAGAGCATATTTCTAGCCTTAGAATCCCCCAAAATTTAGGTGATTTTGAGTGTGTAAAAACAAGAAAATTTGGCAAAAGTGCTTTAAGTTATTTTGTAAAAGGATGA